AAGCATCGACCTGCACGGTGTTGTTCCAGCCGATCGCCGGGCACACGAGGTCCGATGAGCATCCGGTCGTTCCGAGCGCGAGTACGAGCCCCAGCATCCCGATCGCCAGCATCCTGCGCATGGGGCGAGCATATGGCAGAAGCTCAGCTGGAGCGGCGGAGCTTCACCGTCAGGGAGTCGGCGAGGACGGCGATGCGGTCATCCGCGGCCCAACGCTGCGCCAGGCGTGCGAGCACGGCATCCAGCACATCGCGCTCCAGACCGTCGACGAGCTCGAGGATGACGATCAGTTCTGGACCGCTCAGCCGCGCATCCGGATCGCCGGCATCGACCGCGACGTCGATCACCGCGAGCTCGCGCGCGACGCTCTCCTGAAGAGCCGTGAACACCTCCGGGGAATGGAAGCTCGGCTCCCACTTCTGCCCCTGCGCGACCGCCCAGACGGCGGGGCGACGGATCACGAACTCGGTGTCGGAAGTCGGATCCAGCACGATCAGGTCGGTCTGCTCCGACGATGCCGCCAACGCCGCGCGCACAGCCTCGACCGGGATCGGCCGAGCCGTGGCATCCCACTTCTGCATCGCCGTGACCGAGGAGAACACCGGCTGCACGGTACGACCGTCCGGAGCCGCGACCGTCACGATCGACAGTTCCTGCGTCTTGTCGACGGAGAGGCCGTTGGGGGCCACGCCCTCCTCGCCCTTCTCAGCGACGAGAGGGATCAGCACGCGAGCCGAGCGGAACGCATCGATGACCTCGACCTGGCTGCCCTCCCCCGCGCGGAAGCGCAGCAGAGCGGCGAGAAGTTCCGGGTCGGCAGAGCCGTCATCCCCCGAGTGCGGGTTCGATTCGAAACTGCGCCCCTCCCACGGGACGCCCGCCGAATCGCCGGCGTCGTCAGTCCCCTGCGACATCCAGCGCCTCAGCCAGCGTGAATGCGCCGGCGTAGAGAGCCTTGCCCACGATCGCGCCTTCGACCCCGAGGTGCACGAGCTCGCGCAGCGCGGCGATGTCATCGAGGCTGGAGATTCCACCGGATGCGACGACCGGCTTCGGCGTACGGGAGGTCACTTCACGCAGCAGTTCGAGGTTGGGGCCGCGCAGCGTGCCGTCCTTGGTGACATCGGTGACGACGTAGCGGCTGCATCCGGCATCCTCAAGACGAGCGAGGACTTCCCAGAGGTCGCCGCCCTCCTTCGTCCAGCCACGAGCCGCGAGAGTCGTACCGCGCACGTCCAGGCCTACGGCGACGGCCTCGCCGTAGCGGCCGATCACGTCAGCAGCCCATTCCGGGTTCTCCAGAGCAGCGGTACCGAGGTTGATTCGGGAAGCTCCGGTCTCGAGCGCGGCCTCGAGGCTGGCGTCGTCGCGGATGCCGCCGGAGAGCTCCACGTTCACACTGCGGAACTGCTTGATGACCTTGCGGAGCATCGGTGCGTTGGATCCGCGACCGAACGCGGCGTCGAGATCGACCAGATGGATCCACTCGGCACCCTGATCGACCCACTCGGCCGCGGCGTCGAGCGGATCGCCGTAACTGGTCTCGCTGCCTGCCTCGCCCTGGGTCAGGCGGACGGCCTTGCCTCCGGCGACATCGACAGCCGGGAGAAGAGTGAGCTTGGGCGTTGACGCGAAGTCGTTCATCTCGTCCTCAGTAGGGGGTGGAGTGCTCCGATGGGAGGGCACGAGAACTGAGAGTACCTCCGAGGCCGGTCAGCCTCAAATGCCACTATGCTCTACGTGATGTCTGGAGCAACCGAGGAACCCACGCCTTCGGCCGATGTGCCGGCCAGGAGCGGTGATCACGCGCAGCCGATCATCAGCGGAATACCGCCGATGGCGCAGGCCATCCCACCGGTTCCGCCGCTTCCATCGACACCCGTCGAGGCAGACGATGCGTCGCAGAATGAGTTCCTCGAGCAGGCATATGCAACGGCACCCGCGTCTCCGGCCGAGCCTCCGCAGTACCGGCGGAGCAGTTTCGCAGCGCAGCTCGATGACGCGCCCGCCGTCGGCGCGGATCTGCCCTCTCGACGGCAGCAGCGCGAGCAGCAGGAACGCAAGTCATTCCTGCAGACAGAGCGCCCGGAAGAACCAGCCAGCGAAGGCGCACGCGGTGCTCTGAACCGTATGGGCTTCAAGCTGGCACCGAACGCGGCGGAGCAGTCGGCGCGCAACGATGAGCTCGCGGTGAGTCAGCATTGGCCTGGTCCTCGGACGATCGCCGTCGTCAACGGCAAGGGCGGAGCGGGAAAGACGCCGACGACCATCCTGCTCTCTGCGGTCTTCGCCCGCTACGGCGGTGCTGGTGTTCTGGCATGGGACAACAATCAGACGCGCGGCACGCTGGGGTGGCGCACCGAGGCAGGTGCGCACGATCGCACGCTGCTGGAGATGATTCCAGAGGCGGAGCGGCTGCTCGGCACCGGTGCGCAGTCGGCAGATCTCGCGCATTTCGTCCATCACCAGCCCCGCGAGAAGTACGACGTTCTGCGCTCGAAGCCGATCAGGCTCGCGCACGAGAACCGTCTGCGCCCAGAGGATGTCGACGCCATCCATGCCGTCGCGGCGAAGTTCTACCGGCTCATCATCATCGATTCCGGCAACGACGAGTCGGATCCCATGTGGCTGCGCATGATCGATCGCGCCGACCAGATCGTCGTCGCGACCACGACCCGCGCCGACCACGCTGAGGCCGGCGCCCTGCTGCTCGAAGCACTCGAAGATCGCGACGATCGGTCCGCACAGCTCGCCCGGCAGTCCGTCGTCGTGGTCTCTCAGGCCGATCCGAAGGCTTCGGCAGCTGACATCGAACACGTCGTCGGCGGATACCGCTCGCTTGCCCGCGAGGTGGTCAGCATCCCGTTCGATCACGAGATGGTCGACGGTCACCTCCGCTACGGCGCGCTCGCCAAGCGTACGCAGCGAGCCTGGCTCTCCGCTGCCGCGTCGGTCGCCCGCGGGCTCTGAACTTCACGCTTATCCCCAGCGGGGCGGGCCGGCTCGGGCGTCGATCCTCGGCGTTGATATGGTCGAAGCGTGACTGATTCGACTGGCCCCTCCGCTGACCCGGGACCGATGCCTGTTCCCGCACCAGCGCCGCCTCCTCCCCCTGCAGCGCAGGCTTACTCGACACCTGCACCACCGGCGCCTGCGGTCCCGCCGTATCCGGCCGCAGGGCAGCCCGCGTACCCGATGGTGGGACAACCCGTACACGGGTACCCCGCGACACCTCCACCGCATCCCGTTCAGGCGTCGCCCGGCGGAGCCACGGCTGCCCTCGTGATGGAGGGCATCGCTGCCATTTTCACAGTGGGGATCGTAGCAATCGTGTTGGTCGCCGCCTTCAACGGCCCCCGCGGTTCGGTCGTTCCGCAGGCGTTCATCCTCGCCGTCGGCGGCCTGTTGGCAATGATGGTTGTGAGGTGCGGTGCGTTGACCCTCGTGCGCGCTGGCAACGGTTGGGCGCGCTGGATCTACATCGGCGCGGTGATCGTCGGCACCGTCTCTCTGTTGGGCTCCCCTCTGCCGATCCTGTATCTGCTGCTGATCGTCGCCGTCGTGTCGACGATCCTCATCTTCCGCAAGCCCGTCAACGTGTGGCTGAGGCAACGTGCGGCGGCGCGCACGTCGCCGGAGTCGCCGAATGTCTGAGTTCCGAATCCTCCGGCGAGGCGCCACCGCGATAGCGATGTGCACGGCATCCCTACTGGCGCTCAGCGCCTGTGCCGCCGATCAGGGTGCCTATTGCGACGCGGTCAAGGCGTCTGACGTCGCTCCTACGCTGTACGCGCCGATCATGTTCGAGAAGAATACGACTCCCGCGAGCTGGGCGGAGCCTCGGCTTGAGGTGTTGCTCGATGCGGGACCGCCGAACGATGAGTTGGCTGACGAGCATGAGCTGTGGGTGACGTACGTCACCGCGGTCACGGAATACACGGAGTTCGACCACTCGATCTTCGAACTCGATACCGACGAGACAGAGGCCGCCCGCGACCTGCTCTTCAACAACTACACCGATGTGTGCCTGTAAATAGCGGGCTGAAGTCCACGCGACCAGCAGCCAATTCCTCTGATGAATCGGGATACTGCTCTTGCTCCTGACCGAGTGGAACTCAGGATGCCGCAGGCAACCCGAGCTGGGCGATCTCGAGCGGGTCCTCGCCCCTGTCCAACGCCTCGATCTGCTCGGGATACAGCGTCACGCCCTGCGGGAAAGCCTCTGCATCACGCCACGCCCTGTACACGAGTTGCCCTGGGTCGGTGACGCCGAACACGTCCCGCAACGCCACCACGCACCGCTCCGCCAGTTCCGCATACTCGGACGTCAAAGCCGGCAACGGCAACTCGAACGACCAGTTCGGCTGGCCCGCGCTCGGCGCGGCCCAGCCGGCAGCCGCCAGGACGGCCTCGTCGATCCCCTCGACCACCGCAGCACCCGGGGCCTCTGCATCCATTGCATCCGACCCGCCGGCGAACTGCACGTATATGCGCGAGTCGTCGCGCGCCGACACGATCAGGAACACCCGTTCCGATACAGCCCTGAATCCCGCTGCAAGGCGATCACCGAACTGCGACCACTCCGACATCGTCAGTATCCCGCCTTGCGATCCGCTTCGACACGCTGAGGAGTGAAGAACGCCACAGAGACCGACCTCGACAGAAGCGTCAGCGAGGCCTTGCCCCCGCTGCTCATGTTCCACGTGGCGACCTCCTGCGTTTTCTTCCGCTCCATCGCCGGACCACCCCAGCGTTCCGCACCCTCGCGGACGACGCTCGTGAACACATCACCGAGGAAAGCCGCAGACTCTGCAGACTCGTCCTGGATCCGATCGGTGACTTGAAGATTCAGCGACGAAAGCCACTCGCGCGATGCCACCGTGGCCACATCGGGATCACTGAGACCCGACACCGAGTTCACCAGGAACTCCTCATCGTCTTCGATCTCCGCTGTCCAACCGAAGTGCTCGATCGCCAGACGGTGCACTTCTGCCCGCGACAGCGGCCACGGAAGATCGGAGAAGTACGCCAACAGGTCACACACCTCGCCAGGTGTCATCGCCTTCCAAACCATACTCAAAACCTTATCCCGGTATCAGCGAACGCCAGGGATGGCGATCTGCGAGGAATCGATCACGAAGTCCGTCACGTCGATCCTTCCGTCCGCCCGCGCCTGGACGAGACGGTAGTGCACGTCCAACGTTCCGTTCCGAATGGCGGACACGATGGCAGGATCCGCATCAGGACGAGCGACATATTCGCGCAGGCCTGCGGCCACACGAGAGTCCAGCCCGAGCACCTCGTTGAGATACGCGGTGGTCCCTTGTTGCACGCGCGCGCCGTTGACCGTGCGATACCCGAGAGTCGACCCACCGCCCTTGGCTTCGTACACGTTCAGGGCGGGCTTCGATCCGCCGCTGAGGCTCGCGTGGTCGAATTGTCCGGATGACGCGCCACCGCCGTCGATGATGGAGGTCTCACCGCGCGACGCAGAGACTGCTTCTGCCGCGTGGTCGCCCAGCCGCTCCGAACCGAGCTTCAACTCAGTCATCGCATCGCGTGCCGCATCGGCGGCTGCTTCCAGCCGCTGGCTCTGACGCGTGGAGATCTGCCCGGAGTTCTGCAGCTCACCGAGCGCCTCACGAACGCTCTTCGACGATCCCTGCAACGCCTGAGGATCCACGCCGGCCGACTTCGCCAGATCATTCAGATGAGTGGTCGCGGCGTCGGAGGCGGACTGCAGCTGCGTACGATCCTGCAGCAGTCCGTCATGAACGACGCTGGAGTCAGCATCCAGCTGCACGCCGCGGTCGGTCTCGCCCTTGACCGCATCGTCGATCGGAAGACCATTGACGTCCGGCTTGTTCGGGTCGTGCACATAAGCGTTCGACTTCTCGTCGTGCAGACGCCCGTTCTCGTCGCGGTACGTGTGGGGAGGATCGTTCTCGAGGTGGCGATTGCCGTTCGCGTCGAACCTGTACTCCCGTCCGGCGTTGTCGTGCGTCGGTCCACCGTCGGGCGCAGTGGTCGATGGCTCCGTATTCGACGGATCGGGAGAGCTCGGCGGCTCAGGTGCGCCCGACGGATCGTGCGTACCTGACGGAGATCCGGCATCCACATCGGGATGAACGGTCACCGGATTCGAATTCGGTGTCTCGCCCGGCACGCGAGGAGTCTCGCCGGAGGGCGGATGCTCCAGACCGAGCGAATCCGACACCGACGTCCGCGGCGGGATCGGCGCGTGATCGATCGCCGGGTTGATGACGCCCGGGAGTCCGGACGGATGCACATCAGCAGTCCTGACCACGTCGATGAGCCCGCGCCATCCGCCCTTGAGCCCATTGGCGCTCAGATCGACGATGCGCACCGTCGCCGCGACGACATGAGACCCACCAGGAATGGCGATCTCAGCCACATGAGTGCCGACCTTCACCACGAAGCTGCCGACCCGCGTGCCTGACAGGACCACCTTGGCCCCACCGCCTGCCCATCCGGCCACCGGGATGAAGAACGTGCCGATGTTCGCGATCGTCTCGGTACCCGTCGCGACGCCGTCCTCCTTCCACTTGTGCCAGCCGTCCTCGCCTGCCATCCAGGCCTGATGGTCCCAGCCGACCAGGCTCCCCCAGCCGGTGTAGGCGGTGTTGAATCGGTCCTCGAGGAAATTCCCGACCGGCCCATCATCCTGGGTCGCGACCACAGCCAGCGCCGGGTTGGTGATGATCACCGTGGACAGGAGGAAGTCGCCGACGCCGAGCCAGGAGCGTCCCATCAGACCCCAGCTGTGATCGCCCGTCTCCGGGTCGAATCCGCCGAGGCTCTGCACGCCATTCCAGAGTCCGGTGCCGAAGTTCGCGAAGCCGTGGCCCACAGACTCGGTGCAGTTGCGATCTTCTTCGACGCCCGTACCCCACGTCGAGATCTCCGGTGTGTTCGCCAGCGCTTCAGCAGTGATGACTGTCGGCGGTGCGGCACACACCATCGTCAACTCCGCCTGGATCGCCGTCGCACAGGCGGATGCTGCGGTCGAGATCCGCTCGATGATCGCGTTGTACTCGTCGACGTACCCCTGGTTCTTCTCAACCGCAGGGCCGTGCTCCTGCCAGCCGATCTCCTTGGTCTCATCCCAGTCACCGGGCGAGACCAGCGTCCCGAAGAAGCCATCGGCCTCCCAGCTGCTCACCTCGTAGCCCTCGAGAGCCCTGGCGCGGAACTCTGCTGCCCGCACCTCCAGATCTTGCAGGTCAGGCTTGATCCCCGCCAGCGCTGTCGCATAGGTCTCGATCGCCGCCGAGATGCGTGAAGTCACGCCGTTCATCGTGGTCGCACCCTCGACAGCGGGGTCCATCAGTGCGTACACGGCGTCGCGGTCGGGCGTCTCGAAGACGCCCGGTCCCTTCAAACCGGCCCATGCCGTCGAGGCGTCCTCAGCTGCCGCGAGCACGTTCGTGCCGATCGCCGCGACGTTGTCCGCCGCACCGTTGATGACCTCGACGTCGAGATCAGCCGACTTGCACGGGAAGCCGGCCGGATTGATCAAGCCGTCGTCCGCGGTGCAGACGAGCGCAGTGCTTTCGCCACCCATTTCGCCTACTCCGACCTGTAGCCGTGCTGTTCGAAGTACGAGAAATCGCCGTCCTCGGCGGCGGCGTACATCTCGGTCTGAAAGGTCTGAGCCATGTCCTCATTCCCCTCCTGCAGCGCTCGTGCCGAATTGCCCACCCCGCTGATCCCTGCAGCGATGTGATTGGCGATGTTCTCGAGGTTGACGTTCTGCTGTTCCGCGAGCACTTCGTTCAGCGCCTGCGGCACGCACGCGGTGACCCAGCTCCCCCAAGTGAGCCCGTTGAAGATCGTCGTGATCGAATCCTCCGTCACGACTTTGGACAGCGCATCGTACGCCGTCGTCGTATTCGTCAGCGCCGTCGTCACCTGCGACGGATCCATCTTCCATTCAGACATTGCCCGCACCTCTCCGGTCTCGCATCACAGCTTCTCCCTCACAACTCCTCGCACAGACCTCGCCAACGCCTCCGCGAGCGGCCGTGCAGCCGCGCTCGCTTCGAACGGGACTGTCATCTCCGTCCACAGCGCGAACGAGAGCGGTGGATCCTTCAGCATCGCCCGCGCCTCATCCGGCACATGCACCGACACCGGATCGAAGATCGTCAGAACCTGCGCGCCGTTCGCGTCGACGAACTGCGTCACCTCGCCGTCGCGGTACTCGATCCCCACGCCGTCCGGAATCACCTGCGCCGCCGTCGCCGCCATCAGGTCGGCGGTGAGCGGCACATCGCTCAACAGCACGAGTTCCATCGCCATCAGGACATCCCCCCGAGCTCTGTGGCGAGCACAGCGCCCAGCCGTTCCTGATCGAGGTCGTAGGCGAAGGCCCGCAACTGCGCCCAGAGAGCGTCCCGCCCTGTCATCCGCACCAACGCACTGGGCACCCGCCCAGGGCCGAGCGTGGTCAGGTCGTGACGTTCGGCAAGCCTCGTGAAATCGAGACGGAGATCCCTGACTGCGCGCGGACCGATCAGCACGGCCAACGGCGCATCCACCGGCTGACCCCCCACCCTGAATCCGAAATCCGCAGCGTTGTGCCTCAGCATCCCGGCCGAAACCATCGCCACACGCGGACGGAACTCGTCGACCAGCCCGGACAGCATGCGAGTCACGGTCGGCATGACCCGATCGCGCAGGCCGTCGACCGGCGTCGAGCTCAGACTCGGCAGTGGCACGCCGCCGTGCACGCGCTGGATCAGTCCGTCGCGCGTGCGCGCCACCGTGAGCGAGCACCATGCGCCCAGATCGGATGCTGCAAGGATCACCTCGCTCGCCGGCATCTGACCTTGGACCTGCGTGGTCAGCGCGCGGTGGTCCCACTGCGACGTCAACGGCTCATCGCGGCCGTAGCGCGTCAGCGAACCGCCACCCAGTGTCGCCACCGCGTGATCCGCCAGCGGCCCGACGAGGGTGGAATCCACTGCTCGTTCCGTCGCGTAGATGTCGAAGAGCACGACAGGTACAGGCAGCCCTTCGAATGCGATCTCGGTGTGGCGCTCAGACGCATCCGTTCCGGTCCATAGCTCTGAGATGCTCCGGATGCGCAGGCCGGATCGCGCGTCGAACACTCCCCTGGCACTGCGAAAGGCCCAGAGCGCGCCGCTCTCAGTCATCGCGGTATAGAGGTGGGGGCTGATGAGCGCACCCTCCCCGGTGAGGAGGACCGGTCGCAGACGGTCCGCGCGGCAGTGGGCGAGGAAATGCCGTAGCGGGCGTGAATATGCGACCCGGTCGTGCTCGACCGAGAACAGTGCGTAGTCATCCGTCCACTCATCCGCGAACGGATGGACGGCGGTGACCATCAGATCGGGAGAGCCGCCCGCGCACGCTGCAGCGCGCGCACGGCGACATCATCGTTCTGTTCGAGCGAACCCCGGATGGCAGCGATCACACCGCGCACCTGGACGCCGGCATCGTTCCACTGCTTCTCCAGGGCGGCGTACTCATCCGAGACGCCATCGGCCTGGTAATCGGCCATCGCGGCCTTGACATCCTGATCCCGGCGCTCGAGAGCCGCCTCAAGGCGACCCGCGACAGTCTCGAAGTTCGACTGCGTCGACTGGGATGCTCCGACGTTGTAGTCGTTGCGATCTGCTTGGTTCTCAAGTGGCATGACATACCCTCCGTGATGTGTCTGAGTCTTGACAGGTCAGGCGCTGGACTGACCGGAGATACGAGCGAGTGTCGCCTCGCTGCTGAAATCGGCGGACGACTGCCCGGCGTCGTGCGCAGCGGCCCCGTCTTCACCGGCAGTGTTGAACGCGATGTTCTGCCCCGAGATCGCACCGACGATTCCCGCGAGTGCGCCGTTGAGGCCGTTCGCGATCGCGTCGGTGTTCTGCTTGAAGTTGTCGAATCGTGCACGTGCGGGACCGTTGAAGACCCCTTGAAGCGGCTCAGCGGCCTCGACGAGCGAGCGGACGAGCGTGCCGAGATCTTCGGACTCGGTCGCCGAACGCTGGCCGAGACGGACCAGCGTCTCCGCCTCCATAGCGAATTTCATGTTCATACCGCACTCCTTCCGAGAGACGCGTCCAATGCTAAATGAACCACCACGAATGTCCATGGGTAATAGTCCCCATCCCCCAAGGTCACAGGCGAACATCAGGTGAACCGGTGCGCTGTGTACGATGGCCGACGTGTCCTCTGATCCTGCCGTGCCATCCCGTGCAGCGGTCCTCACCTCCGTGGGGATGGATGTGCTGACGGTGCTTCTGGCGGGTGCGGTCGGCTTTGCGATCGCCCCGTCGGCACCCCTCACCTGGGCGCTCACGGTGGGAGCGGCAGCGTTCGTGGCACTCGTGATCTGGCGCGGGATTCTCGGCGGCAGCATCGGGCATTCGTTGCTGCGACTGCGTAGCGTGGATGAGCTTTCGGGGCTTCCCTCTTTCCGCTTCCGCTCCGCACGCGTGGCCCGACGCGGCGGCGAGGACGACCCGTTCGCGCTGCGACCGCAGCGATTCGCGATCGTGACCCCGCCGCGGTCCGATCTCCGACCCGAACCGCCGCGCTCGCACCTCCGTCTGGTGGTGGATGACGGCACGACCCATACGGTGCAGCATTCCGCACTCATCGGCCGCGATCCGACCGTGCCGCTCGATCCCCGACACGCGCTCGTCGCGATCCCCGATCTCACCCGCACGATCTCGAAGGTGCACATGCTCGTCCAGATCGG
The DNA window shown above is from Microbacterium murale and carries:
- a CDS encoding SseB family protein; translated protein: MSQGTDDAGDSAGVPWEGRSFESNPHSGDDGSADPELLAALLRFRAGEGSQVEVIDAFRSARVLIPLVAEKGEEGVAPNGLSVDKTQELSIVTVAAPDGRTVQPVFSSVTAMQKWDATARPIPVEAVRAALAASSEQTDLIVLDPTSDTEFVIRRPAVWAVAQGQKWEPSFHSPEVFTALQESVARELAVIDVAVDAGDPDARLSGPELIVILELVDGLERDVLDAVLARLAQRWAADDRIAVLADSLTVKLRRSS
- the priA gene encoding bifunctional 1-(5-phosphoribosyl)-5-((5-phosphoribosylamino)methylideneamino)imidazole-4-carboxamide isomerase/phosphoribosylanthranilate isomerase PriA codes for the protein MNDFASTPKLTLLPAVDVAGGKAVRLTQGEAGSETSYGDPLDAAAEWVDQGAEWIHLVDLDAAFGRGSNAPMLRKVIKQFRSVNVELSGGIRDDASLEAALETGASRINLGTAALENPEWAADVIGRYGEAVAVGLDVRGTTLAARGWTKEGGDLWEVLARLEDAGCSRYVVTDVTKDGTLRGPNLELLREVTSRTPKPVVASGGISSLDDIAALRELVHLGVEGAIVGKALYAGAFTLAEALDVAGD
- a CDS encoding MinD/ParA family ATP-binding protein, which encodes MSGATEEPTPSADVPARSGDHAQPIISGIPPMAQAIPPVPPLPSTPVEADDASQNEFLEQAYATAPASPAEPPQYRRSSFAAQLDDAPAVGADLPSRRQQREQQERKSFLQTERPEEPASEGARGALNRMGFKLAPNAAEQSARNDELAVSQHWPGPRTIAVVNGKGGAGKTPTTILLSAVFARYGGAGVLAWDNNQTRGTLGWRTEAGAHDRTLLEMIPEAERLLGTGAQSADLAHFVHHQPREKYDVLRSKPIRLAHENRLRPEDVDAIHAVAAKFYRLIIIDSGNDESDPMWLRMIDRADQIVVATTTRADHAEAGALLLEALEDRDDRSAQLARQSVVVVSQADPKASAADIEHVVGGYRSLAREVVSIPFDHEMVDGHLRYGALAKRTQRAWLSAAASVARGL
- a CDS encoding TY-Chap domain-containing protein; translation: MSEWSQFGDRLAAGFRAVSERVFLIVSARDDSRIYVQFAGGSDAMDAEAPGAAVVEGIDEAVLAAAGWAAPSAGQPNWSFELPLPALTSEYAELAERCVVALRDVFGVTDPGQLVYRAWRDAEAFPQGVTLYPEQIEALDRGEDPLEIAQLGLPAAS
- a CDS encoding DUF6301 family protein; translated protein: MVWKAMTPGEVCDLLAYFSDLPWPLSRAEVHRLAIEHFGWTAEIEDDEEFLVNSVSGLSDPDVATVASREWLSSLNLQVTDRIQDESAESAAFLGDVFTSVVREGAERWGGPAMERKKTQEVATWNMSSGGKASLTLLSRSVSVAFFTPQRVEADRKAGY
- a CDS encoding DUF6507 family protein, which translates into the protein MSEWKMDPSQVTTALTNTTTAYDALSKVVTEDSITTIFNGLTWGSWVTACVPQALNEVLAEQQNVNLENIANHIAAGISGVGNSARALQEGNEDMAQTFQTEMYAAAEDGDFSYFEQHGYRSE
- a CDS encoding DUF6177 family protein codes for the protein MVTAVHPFADEWTDDYALFSVEHDRVAYSRPLRHFLAHCRADRLRPVLLTGEGALISPHLYTAMTESGALWAFRSARGVFDARSGLRIRSISELWTGTDASERHTEIAFEGLPVPVVLFDIYATERAVDSTLVGPLADHAVATLGGGSLTRYGRDEPLTSQWDHRALTTQVQGQMPASEVILAASDLGAWCSLTVARTRDGLIQRVHGGVPLPSLSSTPVDGLRDRVMPTVTRMLSGLVDEFRPRVAMVSAGMLRHNAADFGFRVGGQPVDAPLAVLIGPRAVRDLRLDFTRLAERHDLTTLGPGRVPSALVRMTGRDALWAQLRAFAYDLDQERLGAVLATELGGMS
- a CDS encoding pore-forming ESAT-6 family protein, producing MPLENQADRNDYNVGASQSTQSNFETVAGRLEAALERRDQDVKAAMADYQADGVSDEYAALEKQWNDAGVQVRGVIAAIRGSLEQNDDVAVRALQRARAALPI
- a CDS encoding FHA domain-containing protein gives rise to the protein MSSDPAVPSRAAVLTSVGMDVLTVLLAGAVGFAIAPSAPLTWALTVGAAAFVALVIWRGILGGSIGHSLLRLRSVDELSGLPSFRFRSARVARRGGEDDPFALRPQRFAIVTPPRSDLRPEPPRSHLRLVVDDGTTHTVQHSALIGRDPTVPLDPRHALVAIPDLTRTISKVHMLVQIGPDGLSVTDLGSSNGTYVEGADAPLIPHRATVVPWGAALLLGDRRVTLEQRRRSTEVS